From Salinirubellus salinus, the proteins below share one genomic window:
- a CDS encoding DUF357 domain-containing protein, which yields MTADLEEKTDRYERLLSEALAAAEVAVPETTPLGQAAAEYEEMARSYLEDGRHFRDEDDPVNALASFSYGHAWLDAGARLGIFDVPDEGHLFTV from the coding sequence ATGACCGCGGACCTCGAAGAGAAGACCGACCGGTACGAGCGCCTGCTGAGCGAGGCGCTCGCGGCCGCCGAGGTGGCCGTCCCCGAGACGACGCCGCTGGGCCAGGCGGCCGCCGAGTACGAGGAGATGGCCCGGTCGTACCTCGAGGACGGTCGGCACTTCCGCGACGAGGACGACCCGGTGAACGCGCTCGCCTCGTTCTCGTACGGGCACGCGTGGCTCGACGCCGGGGCACGACTGGGTATCTTCGACGTGCCCGACGAGGGGCACCTGTTCACCGTATGA
- a CDS encoding GNAT family N-acetyltransferase, translating into MSVDVRVVETDAELNACIDLRRSVFVEEQDVPEDRELDGLDGEATHLLAWDGYPVGTARIRDYGADDDGRRVAKVERVAVEASRRGEGIGRDLMAHAEAFATDEGYDRVRLDAQVPVVAFYERLGYTGTSEEFEDAGIPHRTMEKALGGDRAV; encoded by the coding sequence ATGAGCGTCGACGTACGCGTCGTCGAGACGGACGCCGAACTCAACGCGTGTATCGACCTCCGGCGCTCGGTGTTCGTCGAGGAACAGGACGTCCCCGAGGACCGGGAACTCGACGGCCTCGACGGCGAGGCCACCCACCTGCTCGCGTGGGACGGCTACCCCGTCGGCACCGCCCGGATCCGTGACTACGGGGCCGACGACGATGGACGCCGGGTAGCGAAGGTAGAGCGGGTCGCCGTCGAGGCGTCGCGCCGGGGCGAGGGTATCGGTCGCGACCTGATGGCCCACGCCGAGGCGTTCGCCACCGACGAGGGGTACGACCGGGTCCGTCTCGACGCGCAGGTACCGGTCGTAGCGTTCTACGAGCGGCTCGGTTACACGGGGACGAGCGAGGAGTTCGAGGACGCCGGCATCCCCCACCGGACGATGGAGAAGGCGCTCGGTGGTGACCGAGCGGTTTAA
- a CDS encoding DUF7504 family protein, translated as MTVSPTRAYLSTAPVAPERVSTLARASGLGPVVAVLTRSRPADWVSSWPAADDPMVVDLSGNSGSSLRLPCDEPSVVAGLARTDLTGVSMVLTSLLEAHGPAVFYFESLTGLCRDAGRARTTRFVRETVHRVCRAGGTVVADVDPSGHRERELRDLSAPFDRVVGGPPAIGTAEP; from the coding sequence ATGACCGTCTCCCCCACTCGAGCCTACCTCTCGACCGCGCCGGTGGCACCAGAGCGGGTCAGCACGCTGGCGCGGGCGTCCGGGCTCGGGCCGGTCGTGGCCGTGCTGACGCGGAGCCGCCCGGCCGACTGGGTCAGCTCGTGGCCGGCGGCCGACGACCCGATGGTGGTCGACCTGAGTGGGAACAGCGGGTCGTCGTTGCGGCTCCCCTGCGACGAGCCATCGGTCGTCGCCGGGCTCGCGCGGACGGACCTGACCGGGGTGAGTATGGTCCTCACCTCGCTGCTGGAGGCCCACGGTCCGGCGGTGTTCTACTTCGAGTCGCTGACGGGACTCTGCCGCGATGCGGGCCGCGCTCGAACCACCCGGTTCGTCAGGGAGACGGTCCACCGCGTCTGCAGGGCCGGGGGGACCGTGGTGGCCGACGTGGACCCGAGCGGACACCGCGAGCGGGAACTGCGGGACCTCTCGGCCCCGTTCGACCGCGTCGTGGGGGGCCCCCCGGCGATCGGGACGGCGGAGCCGTAA
- a CDS encoding fumarylacetoacetate hydrolase family protein has translation MHHVRFRDDTGTVRTGEYAPADEEIVSHPSDAAVALEPEQFDPAEVEFLPPCEPTKVVCVGLNYADHAAEQGKEVPDRPLLFLKPPNTLAAHGETVTLLPDKERIDHEAELAVVVGERAKGLDESEAMEYVAGFTCLNDLSNRDDQRREQNWVRGKAFDDSCPLGPVVATPDEVPADAAVRCRLNGETVQDSSRDEFIFSVPELLAEITQYLTLEPGDVVSTGTPAGVGPVSDGDTVEVEVEGVGTLRTHVEIP, from the coding sequence ATGCACCACGTCAGGTTCCGTGACGACACCGGCACTGTCCGTACCGGCGAGTACGCACCAGCCGACGAGGAGATCGTCTCGCACCCGAGTGACGCCGCCGTCGCGCTCGAACCCGAGCAGTTCGACCCGGCCGAGGTCGAGTTCCTCCCACCCTGCGAGCCGACGAAGGTGGTCTGTGTCGGTCTGAACTACGCCGACCACGCCGCCGAGCAGGGCAAGGAGGTCCCCGACCGCCCGCTCCTGTTCCTGAAACCGCCGAACACGCTGGCCGCCCACGGCGAGACGGTCACGCTCCTGCCGGACAAGGAGCGCATCGACCACGAGGCCGAACTCGCCGTCGTCGTCGGTGAGCGGGCCAAGGGGCTCGACGAGTCCGAGGCGATGGAGTACGTCGCGGGGTTCACCTGTCTCAACGACCTCTCGAACCGGGACGACCAGCGCCGCGAGCAGAACTGGGTCCGCGGGAAGGCGTTCGACGACTCGTGTCCACTCGGCCCCGTCGTGGCGACCCCCGACGAGGTGCCGGCGGACGCTGCCGTCCGCTGCCGGCTGAACGGCGAGACCGTCCAGGACTCCTCGCGCGACGAGTTCATCTTCTCGGTGCCCGAACTCCTCGCGGAGATAACCCAGTACCTCACGCTCGAACCCGGCGACGTCGTCTCGACGGGCACGCCGGCCGGCGTGGGCCCCGTCTCGGACGGCGACACGGTCGAGGTGGAGGTCGAGGGTGTCGGAACGCTCAGGACCCACGTCGAGATCCCCTGA
- a CDS encoding DUF1648 domain-containing protein, which produces MVPTRTTDATAVALLALSALAGLALWPSLPSEMAIHFGASGTPDNVVDKPLGVLLAPAIGVAALVFVRVAARVDPAADQRVLDLSVLFLGATIASVQSFVLAWNLGVRVSPAVVVGPVLLGAGVLTVYAFYREGCLG; this is translated from the coding sequence GTGGTCCCGACTCGAACGACGGACGCCACGGCTGTCGCGCTCCTCGCGCTCTCGGCGCTCGCCGGACTGGCCCTCTGGCCGTCGCTCCCGAGCGAGATGGCCATCCACTTCGGCGCCTCGGGCACCCCGGACAACGTCGTCGACAAGCCGCTCGGCGTCCTGCTGGCGCCGGCCATCGGCGTCGCCGCGCTCGTGTTCGTCCGCGTTGCCGCTCGCGTCGACCCGGCCGCCGACCAGCGGGTCCTCGACCTGAGCGTCCTGTTCCTCGGCGCGACCATCGCCTCCGTCCAGTCGTTCGTCCTCGCGTGGAACCTCGGGGTGCGCGTGAGTCCGGCCGTCGTCGTGGGGCCGGTCCTCCTCGGCGCCGGCGTCCTCACCGTCTACGCGTTCTACCGCGAGGGCTGCCTCGGCTGA
- a CDS encoding gluconate 2-dehydrogenase subunit 3 family protein — protein MRLSRRDALAALTGAGIVSGGAAATLARDQSPDANPDRVPELDADTVLDEETLATLVAAAEVVFPSDVSGITAFVYPYVTGKAGERPAFRDGVDAATTTLETYADLWRDASFTALGPAGRDGLLREMGVHTADPVPDGTHPERVRFYVVNELLYALYASPTGGDLVGIENPQGHPGGTVSYTQGPGGRR, from the coding sequence ATGCGACTGAGCCGTCGGGACGCGCTCGCGGCCCTCACGGGTGCTGGAATCGTGAGTGGGGGGGCGGCGGCCACACTCGCCCGCGACCAATCGCCGGACGCGAACCCGGACCGGGTTCCGGAGTTGGACGCGGACACGGTGCTCGACGAGGAGACGCTCGCGACGCTCGTGGCCGCCGCCGAGGTGGTGTTCCCGAGCGACGTGTCCGGTATCACGGCGTTCGTCTACCCCTACGTGACCGGGAAGGCGGGCGAGCGGCCGGCGTTCCGGGACGGCGTCGACGCCGCGACGACGACGCTCGAGACGTACGCCGACCTCTGGCGAGACGCGTCGTTCACGGCCCTCGGCCCCGCTGGTCGCGACGGCCTACTCCGCGAGATGGGCGTCCACACCGCCGACCCCGTGCCAGACGGTACCCACCCCGAGCGGGTCCGGTTCTACGTGGTGAACGAACTGCTCTACGCGCTCTACGCCTCACCGACGGGTGGTGACCTGGTCGGTATCGAGAACCCACAGGGCCACCCCGGTGGGACGGTGAGTTACACGCAGGGTCCGGGTGGGCGCCGGTGA
- a CDS encoding GMC family oxidoreductase: protein MSATDRTPSAEADVCVVGAGPAGALVARELAREGHEVVVLEAGPRFEDADREARMERTIRPAYAPDSVWKMGGPRDAYRSTGDRHYPLNAARVKGVGGSTLHWQGMVMRLHESDFRRASESGYGVDWPLSYEDLRPYYARAERALGVAGASDNPFAPPREEPHPLPAFEPSYSDALFAEACERVGVTTHSVPNARNSEPYDGRSPCVGYGTCKPVCPSGAKYDASHTVRQAEALGVEVIDRAPVQRLETGSDPGRVEAAVYATPDGTEHRQTAREFVLAAGGVEIPRLLLLSASPDHPDGLANRSGAVGRYFHDHLFAGMGGTLDRRTRQNHVGFLTSESHAFYDEPGRSTTGTAGGVPASDAALSAFKLEFLNYAGPSPVEMALSADDWGDSLLASLRGAYGTHVGMGGLVEQPPRAANRIALDRSTTDDHGNPVPDVQWSLDGRTRRTLERVNEVQAVVLEELGVDVDWRVGPENTGPAFHHMGTTRMGTDPDESVVRPDLRTHDVGNLRVASSAVFPTGGATNPTLTIAALALKCADHVAAALEPSASATG, encoded by the coding sequence GTGAGTGCGACCGACCGGACCCCCTCGGCCGAGGCGGACGTCTGCGTGGTGGGTGCGGGGCCGGCGGGGGCGCTCGTAGCCCGCGAACTCGCTCGCGAGGGGCACGAGGTGGTCGTCCTCGAGGCCGGCCCGCGGTTCGAGGACGCCGACCGCGAGGCCCGGATGGAACGGACCATCCGCCCGGCCTACGCCCCGGACTCCGTGTGGAAGATGGGCGGGCCGCGCGACGCGTATCGCTCCACTGGTGACCGGCACTACCCCCTGAACGCCGCCCGCGTGAAGGGCGTCGGTGGCTCCACGCTCCACTGGCAGGGGATGGTGATGCGACTGCACGAGTCGGACTTCCGGCGGGCGAGCGAGTCGGGCTACGGGGTCGACTGGCCGCTGTCGTACGAGGACCTCCGGCCCTACTACGCTCGGGCCGAGCGGGCGCTGGGGGTCGCGGGCGCCAGCGACAATCCGTTCGCGCCGCCGCGCGAGGAGCCCCACCCGCTCCCCGCGTTCGAGCCCTCCTACTCGGACGCCCTCTTCGCCGAGGCGTGCGAGCGAGTGGGCGTGACGACCCACTCGGTTCCGAACGCCCGGAACTCCGAACCGTACGACGGGCGCTCGCCCTGCGTGGGCTACGGCACCTGCAAGCCGGTCTGTCCCTCCGGCGCGAAGTACGACGCCAGCCACACCGTCCGGCAGGCCGAGGCACTCGGCGTCGAGGTGATAGACCGGGCGCCGGTCCAGCGACTGGAGACGGGGAGTGACCCCGGGCGAGTCGAGGCCGCCGTCTACGCAACCCCCGACGGGACGGAACACCGACAGACCGCACGGGAGTTCGTCCTCGCGGCCGGCGGGGTCGAGATCCCGCGGCTCCTCTTGCTCTCGGCGTCGCCGGACCACCCCGACGGCCTCGCCAACCGCTCCGGCGCGGTCGGGCGGTACTTCCACGACCACCTGTTCGCCGGGATGGGCGGGACGCTCGACCGACGGACCCGGCAGAACCACGTCGGCTTCCTCACCAGCGAGTCACACGCCTTCTACGACGAGCCCGGCCGGTCGACGACGGGGACCGCCGGCGGCGTCCCCGCGAGTGACGCCGCCCTCTCGGCGTTCAAACTGGAGTTCCTCAACTACGCCGGGCCGTCACCCGTCGAGATGGCGCTCTCGGCCGACGACTGGGGTGACTCGCTGCTCGCGTCGCTCCGGGGGGCCTACGGCACCCACGTCGGGATGGGGGGGCTGGTCGAACAGCCGCCTCGCGCGGCGAACCGCATCGCGCTCGACCGCTCGACGACGGACGACCACGGCAACCCCGTGCCGGACGTGCAGTGGTCGCTCGACGGCCGGACCAGGCGGACGCTCGAACGCGTCAACGAGGTGCAGGCGGTCGTCCTCGAGGAACTCGGCGTCGACGTCGACTGGCGCGTCGGCCCCGAGAACACCGGCCCGGCCTTCCATCACATGGGGACGACGCGGATGGGGACCGACCCCGACGAGAGCGTCGTCCGGCCGGACCTCCGCACCCACGACGTCGGGAACCTGCGCGTCGCCTCCTCCGCAGTCTTCCCCACGGGCGGGGCGACGAACCCCACGCTCACCATCGCCGCGCTCGCGCTGAAGTGTGCCGACCACGTCGCCGCGGCGCTCGAACCATCCGCCAGCGCCACCGGGTAA
- a CDS encoding type IV pilin codes for MPLGDQPRSARGVATAVSVLMAVAITVVFTSIVGVWALGLGEPVDSRTVGPSAEPDLPDASFSFTYHPDDGDGLRVRSTGGDALPAEQLALVVRDTEDADGRYAFTDSLGAERGPFETQQQVRLDASAVGADGELALDAATVRVVWTSPDGSRSATLAIWVGPDA; via the coding sequence ATGCCACTCGGAGACCAACCACGGAGCGCGAGAGGGGTCGCCACAGCCGTGAGTGTGCTGATGGCCGTCGCCATCACCGTCGTGTTCACGTCCATCGTCGGCGTCTGGGCGCTGGGGCTCGGCGAACCCGTCGACTCACGGACGGTCGGGCCGAGCGCCGAACCGGACCTGCCCGACGCCTCGTTCTCGTTCACCTACCACCCCGACGACGGGGATGGGTTGCGGGTACGGTCCACCGGCGGCGACGCACTCCCGGCCGAGCAACTCGCTCTGGTCGTCAGGGACACGGAGGACGCCGACGGCCGGTACGCCTTCACCGACTCGCTCGGGGCGGAGCGTGGTCCCTTCGAGACGCAACAGCAGGTCCGACTGGACGCGTCGGCGGTGGGCGCCGACGGCGAGCTGGCTCTCGACGCGGCCACGGTCCGCGTGGTCTGGACGAGTCCGGACGGAAGCCGCTCGGCGACGCTCGCCATCTGGGTCGGCCCGGACGCCTGA
- a CDS encoding type IV pilin N-terminal domain-containing protein, with protein sequence MQLKRLFTAEDAVSPVIGVILMVAITVILAAVIGTFVLGLGNGLDNDAPQMSFTFQYNDGTDDSLDVTFEAGNPVDAERLSLVVNGASADNGRFEFTSTELGASPGQFGAGSSVTLGPSGGSLDLSSATVKVVWESQNTNPDAQRTATVAVWTGPSA encoded by the coding sequence ATGCAACTCAAACGACTGTTCACGGCTGAAGATGCCGTCTCGCCGGTCATCGGGGTCATCCTGATGGTCGCAATCACCGTCATCCTCGCGGCGGTCATCGGGACGTTCGTACTGGGGTTGGGGAACGGGCTGGACAACGACGCGCCGCAGATGTCGTTCACTTTCCAATACAACGATGGGACGGATGACTCACTTGATGTGACGTTCGAGGCCGGGAATCCGGTGGACGCCGAGCGACTGTCGCTCGTCGTCAACGGTGCGAGTGCTGACAACGGACGATTTGAATTCACCAGCACAGAGTTAGGGGCCTCTCCCGGGCAGTTCGGCGCCGGGTCCTCAGTGACGCTCGGGCCTAGTGGTGGGAGCCTCGACCTCTCCTCCGCCACCGTCAAGGTCGTCTGGGAGAGTCAGAACACCAACCCCGACGCCCAACGCACCGCGACCGTCGCCGTCTGGACCGGGCCGAGCGCTTAA